The DNA region tatcacaTTCTCCTTGTTCGAAACGGAAGACCACCTGCGGTATTTTGTTTACATGTTTAAAATGTAGACAAGTTGTGAATAAACAAAGGAAATTTGCTTAAGCACATTTCCCTTTCTTAGGAAACTCAAATGTAGTAACTCAAATCATAGGCTTTCATAATCCACCGATCGTCAGGAATAATTTAGCAACAAAAACTAAAagtaagaaaaactaaataaatcgtatatatatatatatatatatatatatatatatatatatatatatatatatatatatatatatatatatatatagtttttcaatatttaaatccTTACATTTTACAAGGCGAAAAGATTGTGACGTTGGGATAAGgtctagttttattttttattgcagaaACTGAATACTGATTTTAAAGGCGTGTTCGGAATATGTTGAAAAAGCGCCGAGAAACTGGGCAATTGATAATTTGTCCATGAATATTAATTTTTAGCCACGAACATTTGGTCTAATGGTGGTGCGTCAGGATGATGTGAGGCTGAACGACTTGGTTTTCTCAGAAACAACGTACGTAAGTGGTGAATAATTATATTAGAAAACTCGTCCCATTTGGAGTTCAGCAAGAGTTCACTGAATTAATTTCCATTCCATCCTAGCATGTGCCGTTGCTGGGCAGTGTtttaccctctctctctctctctctctctatatatatatatatattaattgttgTTATCGCCCCTTAACAGTTTTCGTGTTTCAAAATCTAGcgctttataaatatatttatatataaatataattctaaacaaatatatacataaatgatTTATCCTACataattgattttttaaaatgtggctCGTTTTGTCGAGGATGCACTTGTCGTTACCCTTTGAAGCAGATCAACACAACGTGTTTTAACTTTtcgcacaattttttttaaattttttttattaggatATTTTTAGTTAACGAATTAAAGTACTTTTAACATGTTGTAAATTGCATAGATGTAGTTCTCGTTTCTAAACGAATATTTAGCTGTGTGTATAGTAAACAGTCGTTTTTATCATCTGGACTTTTAGATACACGCTGAACATCTCCTTTAGGGTTCTGAATACAACAAGGGAAATAAAGAATTGCTCTACGGTTGAACTGATTTGTGGGTTATAAAGACTTTTTGAATGACCCCCTTTCTCGAACCATTTTTCTTCAAAGTAATGACCTAGGCACAATTCAATATGTGCGAGCAAACTATGCATGCATTACTATAGAACTTAAGAGTGGGAGAGACCCAGAGAAGGGGTGAACCGGAGGTCAGCGCGtctaacaaatattaaaatgtactgGGACTCGTGACACGCCTCGCTGTTTAACAAAGACTGCCAAAGTGCGAGATTAATATGAAAACTTGAGAGTCCACAACAAAATGCCTTATATCGCCCAGTGGTATTGTAGAGCTCACAGCGGCTCGAGGCttacttgcattttatttttagtggtTTTAGGACAGAGAAGGCTGCGTTGTGTGGGGAAAGCCCCTTGTTGTTGCCAGCAACATAAAGCGTCAAAACGAAAAAATAAGGCGCGATGACTCCTGCTGTCGAAGTTGGTGGCTCGgtccttttttttcttattgctgCTTTTTCTGAGCTCTTGAGTCGGTTTTCGTGGATGTTTTAATGTCCACCTCTTGATGTCGCTTGATGTTAAAGAGGAGTTGGGGGACCCACGGAAATGAGAGGGAGCGGAGCACACAAAGGTATCACGGCGAGGTCACGGGCTAAACCTGTGGCTTTGGAGAAAGGAGTGAGGGTGGGGGGTTCAGATGGAGGGACTCGCAGGAACGGTTGAAACGAAAAGAAGGGCTTTGGAGCGGCGACAATCTCTTGCAAAGACTGCGCACGGCAAAGGAGTGAAGATATGGGCGAGAGACTACCGAAATGAGAGGTGCAACGCTCTGAGTCGAAAAAGTAAGTAAAGAAAAAAGGCGCTTGATTTGCATATTGCCGCGTTCTCTTCTGCAGGTGTTTGCTTGGGTGGACCACGTGCTCGCGCACACTGTGGCGAGAGTACGGGTCCCCCCTCCTATCATAACGGAGTTATGACTTTGAATTCAAGCCCCACGGAGTTGCACTGTTGCGTGTGTGGGTTTTATATGGTGAATATTTACCTTGGCTATAGTCTCTGAGCCGCGGCTTTGAATGCCTGTCGGTGTACACATTAACCCCATAATGAGGCAGATGGCTCGAGGTCCCCATGGCTTTTAGAAGGAGATGGCTCATGGGGGTGAAGGCGAGGTCGGGGACTTCAGGGGGTGAAAGGGTTAGAGTGGACACCAAGGCTGAACTTTCTCCTTTGCTGTTAAATTTGCATCGATAAAATGTGAAATAAGGTATATATGTTACATGCGAAGTAAAAGCTGAGCCGTCTAATCATTAAATTATTAGCCGGTTTCATGTTTTCCACTcggacatggataggctactaaCGTGCTTCATTGCGAGGAGGTCGGCACGATTATTACCAagcagaaatcaaaatgaatTGAGAGAGAAGAAAAGAGTCAGGCAAATTAAAAAAAGGACTGAAAATGGCAGAGGCCCATTTGAAAAATTGCCAGAGCTTTGACTGCCAAACGCTAGGGGTGCTACAGATTTCTTTGAtatgatacaattatttattattttaatacagatTCAAACTGCTCAGTGAATGAAAAAGATTTTCAGTCGTTTGAGAATATTTCGATACTATTCGATATTATATTGATACAAGTATTGATACATTTCATTCGTTTATACTCTGGAGTCACTTTATAGTCTtcagtagcctacattttttGCCTGTGCCGCAGAAGAACAAAGGCTCTCCAGAAACCCTCCAGATTTAAATttgcaaacaatatatatatatatatatatatatatatatatatatatatatatatatatatatatatatatatatatatatacacacaatccAAAAATAattccatttttttaatttactgaatcattatttaaaatgtacatatcaTGTACAAATCgaaaatattcatttaaactgTTAGCTGTTTGACATTGTTTTAGTGTTTGATGGAAAATTATAGCGAATATTACGAGTAATTGTGAAATGGTgcttgtttatttgaaatatttaggtACGCAACGACAATTTCGTTGGACACAATATTAATTTTACGATGTTGATCTAGTGAACTTTTTTATTAGATTAGTAACTCTAGTAAATTGCTTGTAGTACAGCTTTCTTTTCGATAAGGTATGAAATGTGGGAGACGGAGCATTATGTACCTATTGCATGTTTATCCCTAATTTTTGTGTAGATTTACTGACGTAACATACTGCTTGCTGCTGTATTCGTATAAGGTCGATGATTTTGAATAGCAAGTAAACTGCAGTATCgaaaaatgaaaggaaaaaaaattcttCCAATTTCCCCATTTTCCTTACTtctactgtagaattaaataagtaaatcttACCTTTTCTGTACATCTAAAAAACAGCCTTGaaatatcggtgcatccctaaaagaaaaagaaactccTTAGAATGAATTAGAAGTTCTTTATTTCCGAACGTGTTTCATGAAATGAGTGACCGAGTGTGTGGTGAGAGAAACGCTTGTTTAAGGTGTCATAAAATGTTTGCTCGGTGTCAGGGGGTTAGAGAACTATTGGTATTGCCCTATGtgcatattttattgttttatacccTCTCACCTCACTATTTATTCGCCGTTTGACTGGTGTTTGCCGGCAACAAACAGAAGTGACCTGCCATAAAACCCACATGTTTTATTCCGGTGGCTGCTTCAGCTTGCTTTGACCTTTGTTGAGATCTGTCGAGGTCGCATTTACTTGATGGCCTGTACGCGCTTTGTATGTTAGAccctaattaattatttaaaaaatcatgtgTGGCGCGAATAAATGTTGTATAGTTGTATAAGTCTTAGTCTGTAATTGTATGTTGTATTAATTTCCAACGAcaatctatgttttttttttcctttcggaTTTTAAACGTTTTAACAAAAATGAGCACACCAAGACGACAAAGTTGTGTGCTTCCACCGTTCAGTATACAACGGAAGAGACGAAGAGTTTGAGTTCAAGGGTAGGAAAATTCCATTTTCCTCTCTGAGGTTGTGTGTTTAGTTTCAATGTAGAGGGAGAAATGTACGAGAAAAACTCCAGTGTTTACCACAAACCATTAGCAAAGTTTATAAAGGAAGCACCGATCCATTAAGTGGAGAGACAGATTGCTGATATCCTTGGAGGCAAACTGTTCCAGGTGCAACACTTGACACTGGGAAGGCACTGTCAAGGTGAGCAGGCTCTCTCAATACCTGTCAAGAAGATCCCTGTCATCTATATATACCCTGTAGATCCGGATTTGTGTAAACAGACGCACAGTCACAAATTCGTATCTAGGGGAGTATGTAGTTGATGTACATTTCAACTTCAACGGGCAAAGAAGATGACAAAATAACTCTCGGTTTGATTTTAATGACTGTTTGGTAGTGGAATACTGCAGCAAGAacgaaagtttatttttttttcccccaacaacattttttttcttcttctgtaaaTTGTGGAGTAGAACCGAAGGGCGCTCATGATGTCACACATATTTCCTGAGACTTTTAAAGAATTTGAAATTAGAAAGATAATTCGAAatgagcaaaataataataatctgtacaGACTTGCACTGATTAATGATTATCTGAATGCTgtgatttttaatcattattatcagtAAACATCGAGAAATATGTGCTGCTGGTGTTAATAGTAAATTGAGCACATATACCTATTACTATTCAGTGTGTGTAGATTTGGCACAAAGGATAAACGCGCTGTTTGGAGGAGAATGACGGCAGACACCGTTTAAATGCAGAAGGTCTCCTTTGTGATTTAGGAGGCTTTGTAACCTGAATTAGTTGATGAATTTTCTATCGATCTTAAACAAGCCCAGATTCATCTCTGACACGCTGCTCACGCCACGACCATTCTCTCGCCGTTATTAGCGAGTGCATTTAAGAGCTTGGCCAAGGCGAGCTTCTTGCATCACTTGTCCCTGGTACCGCTTTTCAGGAACACTGGCTAAAATTAAGCAGGATTTCTGTTCGCCAAATCTGAAACGGCTCTTTGAAGAGGTGTAGTCATGTTTTCAATGTGCAGATGAACTGAGAGGGACTGGGGGCGTGACTTTCTGTGGGGCTGCTAGAATCCAGCATGCCTTTTCGCCGTGTCTGCTTTCgcttgttattgttttgatttactCACTATCTCATCAAGCGCATAGGAACGCCTGAGAAAGTATGGGATTTTGGACTCTTCCGAAATGAGTCGATGAGCGCGGTCTAAACTGACTAATCCCATTTCCTTATCCGGGAATCGCGAAGATCCACGCCATTGGCTGACGATGTCACATGGACCCTTAACTTTGTTCACTTGACAGAAAGTAGGAGGGTTCTACCAAACAGGAAAACGAGTAAAGGGATACATATAAATTTTAGTATATTTTGTGTGCAATTCAAAGAAATTAATGGCCATGAGTTCCTATTTGATCAACTCTAACTATGTGGACCCCAAGTTTCCACCATGCGAGGAATATTCCCAGAGCGACTACCTACCCAGTCACTCTCCGGACTACTACAGCGCCCAGAGGCAAGACCCCTCGTTCCAGCATGAGTCGATCTACCACCAGCGGTCGGGCTGCGCCGACCCACCCTACTCATCGTGCCAGGGTACGGGGCAGCCTGCCGCAGTCATCTCTCCGCGAGTTCACGTTCTACCCACAACCGCACTCTCGACCCCTCTCCCTGAACCAAGCCATCACTGCGACTCGGTAACTCCGAGCCCTCCGCCTGCCTGCGGTCAGACTCCCACTAGCCAAAACACTTCAACGGTCACTTCAAGAAAAGATCCCGTGGTATACCCCTGGATGAAGAAAGTCCACGTAAACATCGGTAAGTGCAGCTAAACTTCTCTTAGCTACTAGTGTTTCCGTGCGCAGACAGCTCAGCCACTTTAGAAAGCCTAATGTCCGGCGTTAAATCTATTGCTCCCCTTATGAAGTTGTCCTTGGTCGAGATTTACGATCGTCTGTTTGCAGGGCAATATAATTACGCCCTCCATAAATTTTTATTGCACTCCTTCTTTAAGCTCTGTCGGGGTCTATGTAACTTTCAGTTCTAATTTCTTCCCGAGAAGAGGTTTATGAGTTCTCATGTAATCCATAAGTTAAGttttatgttttagtaatttcaTTTTAAGTGACTGGACGGATCAATGTGTACTTTACACTGTCACTTAACTAtcgttaataaaaaaaagttttatgggtgctaaaaaaaataataatagctatgAGGACGATAATAAAACAGTCGGACTCTTTTATAAACTATTATTCCGCGATAATTAGTGCTTGTATTCATAGAGCTGCCGTGGTGTGCGCTGAAAAGGGGGCAAACTCCGTGTTTGCAAAATTACGGCTTAACATTAGTCGCCCGTAGCCAACTAGATTATGCTGTTCCCTCGTAGTGAACTGCTGAATATGGAATATGTcgttttttaattaattcttatttaattttttttaatatcccTATTGTTTTATCTTGTGCTGCCATTACTGACTTATTCTGAGCAATACATTCTGGAAAACAGTGTCACTGTCCCGACAATACTTGTCTTAGACAATggccactttttttgttttgtttaccatTTTTGCATAACCGAACCTTTAAACAGTCACATTGTATACTTGCAAATACGAGGTAGACagataattttttaatgtttaaatacatttatttcattataggctattattatagtgtttgtgCATCTGATTGTTCATGAACTGGAGTGTACATATCTacgtacgtgtgtatgtgtgtgtgtgtggctgtgtgtgattgtgttataCTCTTTTGTAACTTGTCGCTCTCTGTATCCCAACAGTGAGCCCAAACTACTCAGGGGGTGAACCCAAGCGCTCACGCACAGCCTACACGCGGCAGCAAGTCTTGGAATTGGAGAAAGAGTTCCATTACAACCGCTATCTGACTCGCAGACGGAGGGTGGAGATTGCCCATACACTATGCCTATCTGAACGACAGAttaagatttggtttcaaaaccGGCGCATGAAGTGGAAGAAGGACCATAAGCTTCCCAACACCAAAATACGCAGCAGCTCTGCCAATACTAATTCAAGCAGCGGCCCGACACTGGGAAGCAATCAGAACCGAGCAAGCGGACCTCCGCCAAGTCTATAGCCCTCCACTGTTGCCCAAAACACGTACAATTATAAAATCTAATTTTCTGGAGTGTAGAACGTGGATTTTACCTGCGTTGTGTCTCCCAACTCTCCCCTGCACTCTAATTACAGGGATACAATAGGAGAAAGATGTGGGGGAAAGGAGCAACGAAATTGTTCATCTTTTATCAACACTAAAAATGGGTGAAGACTCGAACTCAAACGCTACTATAGATGGTTTGCCTTCCCAGTCTGGTTCCCATTTTTATCCCCCCACGCCTCTCCTGCTCACTCGCCCCTTCCATAAGCACAGAAGGCGGCAGATAGTTTTCAGACTTGGTGAAGATGGATCCGTGTTTCATCTTTAATCACGCCAAACTCGGCCCCATTTGTCATGTTTACTCTGTGGTACAAAGGATGAACCGTAGGCCTGCCCATTACCTCGACGTCTAGCGTTGTGCTTAATAAATGAGTCGCTCTGTTTTGTCAAGAAGCCTTTTCTAACTCCCTTTATTCCCCTGGCTTAAAATAACTAGCCGAGTGTTTTTCAACTGATATGAAGTTTTGTATTTTGTAGCAATTAGGTTATTTTGCATTTGCTATTTGCATTTCGAATGCTATGCCAATGGGACAGGGTTTATTGTGCGTGTGGTCCATTTGTCGCTCATTTAAAATACAGGGACTGGTTTGCCTCGCCTGTTTAGCGCATTTCAGTTTAAGAACAGCAAATTACTTATTAGTtgttattcatattaaatataatataaaagttcaaTGAAGCTGGACGGCTAGATATGCATAACCAAAACCGGTACAACGCAAAGCATTTTAATGAGAGCACTGCTAAGTACTATTTGAATTACctcaattgtattttttatttttattttttggtctagATTTATGAAGTGATAAGTTTAAGTTCTTTGGACTTAATGGCAAATATCTGCAATAGCTAATCTCAGCATTTGTAAGTTGAAAAGAAATTTAAGTTAAATGTGGCCAGGGTGTATAGAGAAAGGTGCGTATATTGCATGAATAAATACACTATATTTTCGTTTATTCTTTATTATGTCACTACCAACCTCGTTTTGTTTTATGGTACATAGATGtgcacatacaattttttttcttttttctttctttctttctttctttctgaattttattcatttatattattattattattattatataatttttacattccAAAGATCAGTTTTCTCGCTGATGAATTGTACATTTCTCCTCTTACATGTTTGTATTTTGTCTTCTTTCTGCTTGTACCTTTCACTGTTTACCTTTGTTACATGTAAATAGCTCTAGAAATTTAATAAATGGCGGAAAAGTATAATCTTTCTTCATGTGTCATGTCTTCTTGTGGATCTTAAAGCTAgatatgcttattttaaatacacatttcttGTATGGGTGTATACTATCGTTCTCTGTTTTGTTAAAAACACGATTTAATTGAATTTGGCTTGCCACTGCGCATTTTCGTTAGCCTTGTAGCACTCCCCTGTTTTGAAGATCACTGCATATCTCTCTAGTGATTTATATCGCTGCATTGCGAGTAATCCTGGTACATTACGCCTTGTAATCTTATTCTAAATCACAAAACCCTTCCTTTCTGTCTCGTCTCTACTTAATTTAACGGTGCACAAACCCTCTGCTCAACGATGCCATGAATGCGCCTAAAAATATGGATCCATGTTCGAaaaaaaagcagaagttaaatagATTCTCGGCTCGTGGGCTTTTAATGCTTTAATGAGTGTAATTCTTGCACAACAGTTTCGCGACTGTTTGCCAGCGCAAGCTGTGTGTTTTTTATATTACAAAGGAGCGGGTCGGTGCCATAGCTCAAACCCTGACAACCAAATAGATAATCAAGAAGACAAATGGCTTCTTTTGGAAGGCGCAGCCCttgtattaattttcattttcttttctcagAGCAGGTATTGAAAATATAGAGCCGGAGAAAATAACATTCCGTTTGCTGGCGTTGAACTTTACACAAAAGTATGGCCTTAAATTGGTCTTCTAGCATTCCGTGGCACCGAGAAGATTTTCTATTACTTGCTTGTTGATATCAGACAGGCCTTTTCGCCACACAGCCCGCTAAAGCCATTTGTCTGTTTGCTCCCTTTTATTTATGAAATGCTGTCTTGGCCTTAACGCCAAACATTTTAAAAGG from Carassius carassius chromosome 1, fCarCar2.1, whole genome shotgun sequence includes:
- the hoxb4a gene encoding homeobox protein Hox-B4a, encoding MAMSSYLINSNYVDPKFPPCEEYSQSDYLPSHSPDYYSAQRQDPSFQHESIYHQRSGCADPPYSSCQGTGQPAAVISPRVHVLPTTALSTPLPEPSHHCDSVTPSPPPACGQTPTSQNTSTVTSRKDPVVYPWMKKVHVNIVSPNYSGGEPKRSRTAYTRQQVLELEKEFHYNRYLTRRRRVEIAHTLCLSERQIKIWFQNRRMKWKKDHKLPNTKIRSSSANTNSSSGPTLGSNQNRASGPPPSL